A stretch of the Capsicum annuum cultivar UCD-10X-F1 chromosome 10, UCD10Xv1.1, whole genome shotgun sequence genome encodes the following:
- the LOC107843908 gene encoding triacylglycerol lipase SDP1 — protein sequence MDISSEASVDFFSIGPSSIVGRTIAFRLLFCKSVSKLRHKVFHFLIYYLYKIKNCLSYYLTPLIKWFNPRNPQGILALVTLLAFLLRRCTNVKIRADMAYKRKFWRNMMRSALTYEEWAHAAKMLEKETPKMNEAEFYDEELVVYKLQELQQRRNEGSLRDIMFFMRADLVRNLGNMCNPQLHKGRLHVPKLIKEYIDEVSTQLKMVCDSDSDEILLEEKLSFMHETRHAFGRTALLLSGGASLGAFHVGVVKTLVEHKLMPRIIAGSSVGSIMCSVVATRSWPELQSFFEDSWHALQPFEQMGGIFAVFRRIMRQGAVHEIRQLQVMLRHLTNNLTFQEAYDMTGQVLGITVCSPRKHEPPRCLNYLTSPHVVIWSAVTASCAFPGLFEAQELMAKDRSGNLVPYHPPFHLEPDQAASGSSARRWRDGSLEIDLPMMQLKELFNVNHFIVSQANPHIAPLLRIKEFVRAYGGNFAAKLAQLTEMEVKHRCNQVLELGFPLRGLAKLFAQDWEGDVTVVMPATLAQYLKIIQNPSTLEVQKAANQGRRCTWEKLSAIKANCGIELALDECVAILNHMRRLKRSAERAAVAAASHGLSNSSTVRLNASRRIPSWNCIARENSTGSLEEYFHADLPSSLHHNAGRTWRSNNRNAHDHHGSDSESESADYNSWTRSGGPLMRTTSADKFIDYVQNLEINASQRLNRGLSIDLNNVVVREPLSPSPRVTTPDRRSDTEFDQRDIRIVVAEGDLLQTERTNNGIVFNVVRRGDLTPSNRSLDSENNSSFHDPVAECVQLESPEKDMDISSVSEDGEADQEVTENHIL from the exons ATGGACATAAGTAGTGAGGCTAGTGTTGATTTCTTTTCAATTGGACCTTCTTCAATTGTGGGTAGAACAATAGCCTTTCGACTCTTGTTTTGCAAATCAGTATCTAAGTTGAGGCATAAAGTTTTTCATTTCTTGATATACTACTTGTACAAGATCAAGAATTGCCTGTCATACTACTTGACACCTTTGATCAAGTGGTTTAACCCGCGTAATCCACAAGGGATATTAGCGTTAGTGACGCTTCTAGCATTCCTGTTGAGGCGATGTACGAATGTGAAAATCAGGGCTGATATGGCTTATAAGAGGAAATTTTGGAGGAATATGATGAGATCTGCATTAACTTATGAGGAATGGGCTCATGCTGCAAAAATGTTGGAGAAAGAGACACCTAAAATGAACGAGGCGGAGTTTTATGATGAGGAGTTAGTTGTATATAAACTCCAAGAACTTCAACAACGTCGCAATGAAGGATCTTTGAGAGACATTATGTTCTTTATGAGAGCTGATCTGGTGAGAAATCTTGGTAATATGTGTAATCCACAGCTGCATAAGGGTAGGCTTCATGTGCCTAAACTTATTAAGGAGTATATTGATGAGGTTTCAACTCAGTTGAAAATGGTGTGTGATTCTGATTCTGATGAGATTTTGTTGGAAGAGAAGCTTTCTTTCATGCATGAAACAAGACATGCTTTTGGTAGGACAGCATTGCTTTTAAGCGGGGGCGCGTCGTTGGGAGCTTTTCATGTTGGTGTGGTGAAAACATTGGTTGAGCATAAGCTTATGCCAAGGATAATTGCTGGTTCAAGTGTTGGATCGATTATGTGTTCTGTAGTTGCAACTCGGTCTTGGCCCGAGCTGCAGAGTTTCTTCGAGGATTCTTGGCATGCGCTGCAGCCGTTTGAACAGATGGGGGGGATTTTTGCTGTTTTCAGGAGGATCATGAGACAAGGGGCTGTGCATGAGATTAGACAGTTGCAGGTGATGTTACGCCATCTCACGAATAATCTTACCTTCCAAGAAGCCTACGACATGACTGGTCAAGTTCTAGGGATTACTGTTTGTTCCCCTAGAAAACACGAACCTCCTAGATGTTTGAACTACTTGACTTCACCTCACGTTGTTATATGGAGTGCTGTGACTGCTTCTTGCGCCTTTCCCGGTTTGTTTGAAGCTCAGGAACTAATGGCAAAGGACAGAAGTGGAAATCTTGTTCCTTATCATCCGCCATTTCATTTGGAACCTGATCAGGCTGCTTCTGGTTCATCTGCTCGCCGATGGAGGGATGGTAGCTTGGAGATCGATTTGCCTATGATGCAGCTAAAAGAACTCTTCAATGTAAATCACTTTATCGTGAGCCAGGCGAATCCACATATCGCTCCCTTACTAAGGATCAAAGAGTTTGTAAGAGCTTATGGAGGCAACTTTGCTGCCAAG CTTGCTCAACTTACTGAGATGGAAGTGAAGCACAGATGCAATCAGGTACTGGAACTTGGTTTTCCCTTGAGGGGATTAGCCAAGCTATTTGCTCAAGATTGGGAGGGCGATGTCACCGTTGTAATGCCAGCCACTCTTGCTCAG TATTTGAAAATCATACAGAACCCCTCTACTTTGGAGGTTCAAAAAGCAGCAAATCAAGGGAGGAGGTGCACTTGGGAGAAACTATCAGCCATTAAAGCAAATTGTGGAATTGAGCTTGCTCTTGATGAGTGTGTAGCGATACTCAACCACATGCGTAGACTAAAAAGGAGCGCGGAGAGAGCAGCTGTTGCTGCTGCTTCACATGGATTGTCAAACAGCAGCACTGTCAGGCTCAATGCTTCTCGACGAATTCCTTCTTGGAATTGCATTGCGCGAGAGAATTCAACAGGCTCCCTCGAAGAATACTTCCACGCGGACCTTCCTTCCTCTCTTCATCACAATGCTGGACGAACCTGGCGTTCCAATAATAGAAATGCACATGATCATCATGGTAGCGACAGCGAGTCTGAAAGCGCGGATTATAATTCATGGACAAGATCTGGTGGTCCTTTGATGAGGACAACATCGGCTGATAAGTTCATCGACTATGTCCAAAACTTGGAAATTAATGCTTCACAACGATTGAATCGAGGATTGAGTATTGATCTCAACAATGTTGTAGTCAGGGAGCCTCTTTCTCCGAGTCCACGGGTGACAACACCAGATAGAAGATCAGATACAGAATTCGATCAAAGAGACATCAGAATCGTCGTAGCTGAAGGTGATTTACTACAGACTGAGAGGACTAACAATGGGATTGTATTCAATGTGGTAAGGAGAGGAGACTTGACTCCATCAAACAGGAGTCTTGATTCAGAAAACAACAGTTCATTTCATGATCCAGTGGCCGAATGCGTGCAACTCGAAAGTCCAGAGAAAGATATGGATATAAGTTCAGTATCAGAAGATGGAGAAGCTGATCAAGAAGTAACAGAAAATCATATCCTATGA